Proteins from a single region of Rhea pennata isolate bPtePen1 chromosome 4, bPtePen1.pri, whole genome shotgun sequence:
- the LOC134139845 gene encoding transmembrane emp24 domain-containing protein 11-like encodes MKIMKRQFIGFLLNFWISFSPALYFHSGEREEKCIIEDVPSDTLVIGNYKIQQWDVREQDFLESAPGLGMFVTVTTPSAEVLLRKLYGPQATFSFTSYISGEHIICLQSNSTRLVAFGGSKLRIHLDIRVGEHFLDEAAVQAKDKVNEVNFRLEHLIEQIHHISKEQNYEREREENFRKISEQTNSNILWWAILQTLILISTGIWQLKSLKDFFIAKKLV; translated from the exons ATGAAAATCATGAAAAGACAATTCATAGGATTTCTTTTGAActtttggatttctttctcACCTGCTTTGTATTTCCATAgtggagaaagagaggagaaatgtATAATCGAGGACGTTCCCAGTGACACTTTGGTAATTG GGAATTACAAAATACAACAGTGGGATGTACGTGAGCAAGACTTTCTTGAGTCTGCTCCTGGTCTGGGAATGTTTGTTACTGTCACAACTCCTTCTGCTGAG GTACTATTGAGAAAACTGTATGGGCCAcaagcaacattttcttttacatccTATATATCTGGGGAGCATATTATCTGTTTACAGTCTAACTCCACAAGGCTTGTGGCATTTGGAGGAAGTAAACTG CGTATCCATTTGGACATTAGAGTTGGAGAACATTTTCTGGATGAAGCTGCTGTTCAAGCCAAAGACAAAGTGAATGAAGTTAACTTTAGACTGGAACATCTGATTGAGCAAATTCATCACATATCCAAAGAACAAAACTATGAAAGA GAACGCGAAGAGAACTTTCGGAAGATAAGTGAACAAACCAACAGCAATATTTTGTGGTGGGCTATTCTACAAACATTAATCCTTATCTCCACTGGAATCTGGCAACTCAAATCTCTCAAAGATTTCTTCATAGCTAAGAAGCTTGTTTAA
- the SPON2 gene encoding spondin-2 has protein sequence MLFANLESLKITIIVGPKGSSSGINRKTPTVFSCSPAQLPAKAGALPLPVFQRKYLVMENLMFVCCSCKVIWTLLVTILGYASSLPVGDDSICAAEELAKYSIIFTGKWSQTAFPKQYPLYRPPAQWSSMLGVTHSSDYSMWKKNEYASNGVRDFAEKGEAWVLMKEIEEAGEKIQSVHGIFSAPAISSGTGQTSTELEVHSRHPLVSFVVRIVPSPDWFVGIDSLNLCEGDHWMEEVSVDLFPYDAGTDSGFTFSSPNFATIPQDTVTEITCSSPSHPANSFYYPKLKILPPIAQVTMVKLKKTQLGLPVSHLNLPAKSNEIVDSVSETPLDCEVSQWSSWGLCRGTCGKTGTKIRTRFVLLQPANNGTPCPNLDEEIGCEPDNCV, from the exons ATGCTTTTTGCAAACCTGGAAAGTCTAAAGATTACAATAATTGTTGGACCAAAGGGATCCTCTTCAGGCATAAATAGGAAGACTCCTACTGTCTTCTCTTGCAGTCCAGCTCAGCTGCCAGCAAAAGCAGGTGCTCTCCCCCTACCAGTGTTCCAGAGGAAATATTTA GTAATGGAAAACCTGATGTTTGTCTGCTGCTCCTGTAAAGTTATCTGGACACTGCTTGTAACAATTCTAGGTTATGCCAGCAGCTTGCCTGTGGGTGATGATTCTATTTGCGCAGCAGAGGAACTTGCTAAGTACAGCATAATCTTTACAGGGAAATGGAGTCAGACTGCTTTCCCTAAGCAGTATCCACTTTATAGGCCCCCAGCACAGTGGTCATCAATGCTAG GTGTTACTCATAGTTCTGACTAcagcatgtggaaaaaaaatgaatatgccAGCAATGGTGTTCGTGATTTTGCTGAAAAGGGTGAAGCATGGGTATTAATGAAGGAAATAGAAGAAGCTGGAGAGAAAATTCAAAGTGTACATGGAATCTTCTCTGCTCCTGCCATTTCCAGTGGTACAGGACAAACTTCCACTGAATTAGAAGTGCATTCAAGACATCCCTTA GTGTCATTTGTTGTACGAATTGTGCCAAGCCCCGACTGGTTTGTGGGTATTGACAGCCTAAACCTCTGTGAAGGAGACCACTGGATGGAAGAAGTGTCAGTAGATCTATTTCCATATGATGCTGGAACTGACAGTGGTTTCACATTTTCCTCCCCCAATTTTGCCACTATTCCACAGGACACAGTTACAGAG ATCACTTGTTCCTCTCCAAGTCACCCAGCAAACTCATTTTATTATCCCAAACTCAAAATTTTGCCACCTATTGCCCAAGTAACAATggtgaaattaaagaaaactcaACTGGGTCTTCCTGTCTCTCATCTTAATCTGCCAGctaaaagcaatgaaatagtAGACTCTGTGTCAG AAACACCACTGGACTGTGAGGTTTCACAATGGTCTTCATGGGGTCTGTGTAGAGGTACTTGCGGAAAAACAGGGACCAAGATCAGAACTCGCTTTGTACTTCTTCAGCCTGCCAATAATGGAACTCCCTGTCCAAATCTGGATGAAGAAATAGGATGTGAACCTGATAATTGTGTCTGA